One window of Vicinamibacterales bacterium genomic DNA carries:
- a CDS encoding TonB-dependent receptor — MFFLTLSPALAQQRGSISGKVLDQEGLALPGATVTITEERTGFTRTVVSADNGAYSVPNLEPGVYLLTVEMVGLVAPKQPPTILTAGSVLTVDLKMQVAGVTEEVLVTGQAPLVEKTSNQIGGSLSSREIEDVPSNFRNFTALTQLIPGMTPNPAASTFEGGQVVANGTPSQQNVYLIDGMYNNDDRLGGSQGTQVRVVLDNIQEYQVLSNQYSAEYGGGAGAIINMVTRGGTNRFGGRVYTYFRDEKFNSRGHFLPATAPKPDERTLQAGFAIGGPIIKNRAHFYFTLEKDNEDIAGQKRFPAAAAPLARDFVGAFEVRASNYFGRGDLQINDRNFVNVRWVLETAPTRGEGFNTNNQTPDAQTWESDWDHLVSGTYTTVFTDRASNVIRVGRIGESLTTGAQAFFDDDVKAIGFAGRDPFSIGQQNTHPSYITGKGGEGLNTVIRTYVFDEAFSYFVPSLLGGEHTFKVGGGVGFHQMPPRTTFSSGTFQFRTDAPYNPNDPATYPFQFDVTVGPPDDYGYPITSKDRRQYLFAEDKFRVSDNLSLNLGVRYDHHKHTPASKFAIAPRLGFAWDVTGRGKTVVRGGFGKFYAYVPVVLDLVHQQTGVLTKFPTLTVTDVNSAVLRPIMINDSAGNPGVASLSPAGQAEINRLRDQIIGGTAFNRDPRIDSPDRKMPYQWAWSLGINHELFNNTALAVDYVANASRDQLGVVDINEPVNGVRPGVAVFDPTGALIPAAARGTNFRRVLQTQTRDEFNGDYQSMQVSLIKRMASRWSGRLAYTLQQSHYVGLGNPDARRVWLDNDIRADYGTFTSDRRHVLAASATVNPWRTLSFATVVSKISGAPINEIVGSDRNGDTDSNNDRPIKGIDDLTKPIQSAVDANGRAVINGLEGPGSFLIDLSLRYQIPLRGLQSLDLFYDVFNVINRENLVPPTGNRASSLFMVSTAAQFPRQMQFGVRVRF; from the coding sequence GTGTTCTTCCTGACCCTGTCACCGGCGTTGGCTCAGCAACGAGGATCGATTTCCGGGAAGGTGCTCGACCAGGAGGGTCTCGCCCTGCCCGGCGCGACCGTGACCATCACCGAGGAACGAACGGGCTTCACGCGAACCGTCGTCTCGGCGGATAACGGCGCGTATTCGGTCCCGAATCTCGAGCCGGGCGTCTACCTGCTGACGGTTGAGATGGTAGGCCTCGTCGCTCCCAAACAGCCGCCGACGATTCTCACGGCCGGCTCCGTGCTCACGGTCGATCTGAAGATGCAGGTGGCCGGCGTCACCGAGGAAGTCCTCGTCACCGGGCAGGCGCCGCTGGTCGAGAAGACCAGCAATCAGATTGGCGGTTCGCTGTCCAGCCGCGAGATCGAGGACGTGCCGTCGAACTTCCGGAATTTCACCGCACTCACGCAGTTGATTCCCGGCATGACACCCAACCCGGCGGCGTCCACCTTCGAAGGCGGGCAGGTGGTGGCTAACGGCACGCCTTCGCAGCAGAACGTTTACCTGATCGACGGCATGTACAACAACGACGATCGGCTGGGCGGCAGCCAGGGCACCCAGGTGCGCGTCGTGCTCGACAACATCCAGGAGTACCAGGTGCTGTCGAATCAGTACAGCGCCGAATACGGCGGCGGCGCCGGCGCCATCATCAACATGGTGACTCGCGGCGGCACCAACCGGTTCGGCGGCCGGGTCTATACGTATTTCCGCGACGAAAAATTCAATTCCCGCGGCCACTTCCTGCCGGCCACGGCGCCCAAGCCCGACGAGCGGACGTTGCAGGCCGGGTTCGCGATCGGCGGTCCCATTATCAAGAACCGCGCCCACTTCTATTTCACGCTCGAGAAAGACAACGAAGACATCGCCGGACAGAAACGCTTTCCCGCGGCGGCGGCGCCACTCGCCCGTGATTTTGTCGGGGCCTTCGAGGTCAGGGCCAGCAACTATTTCGGCCGCGGCGACCTGCAGATCAACGATCGCAACTTCGTCAACGTGCGCTGGGTGCTCGAGACCGCCCCGACCCGCGGCGAGGGCTTCAACACCAACAACCAGACGCCTGATGCCCAGACCTGGGAGAGCGACTGGGATCACCTCGTCAGCGGCACCTACACCACGGTGTTCACCGATCGGGCGTCCAACGTCATCCGGGTCGGCCGCATCGGTGAGTCACTGACTACCGGCGCCCAGGCCTTCTTCGACGACGACGTCAAGGCGATTGGGTTCGCCGGGCGGGATCCCTTTTCAATTGGGCAGCAGAACACGCATCCGAGTTACATCACGGGCAAGGGCGGCGAGGGCTTGAACACCGTCATTCGCACGTATGTGTTCGACGAAGCGTTCAGCTACTTCGTCCCGAGCCTGTTGGGCGGCGAGCACACCTTCAAAGTCGGCGGCGGCGTGGGTTTCCATCAGATGCCGCCGCGCACGACGTTCAGTTCGGGGACGTTCCAGTTCCGAACCGACGCGCCCTACAACCCGAACGACCCGGCCACCTACCCCTTCCAGTTCGACGTGACGGTGGGCCCGCCCGATGACTACGGGTACCCGATCACCTCGAAGGACCGGCGGCAGTACCTCTTCGCGGAAGACAAGTTCCGCGTCAGCGACAACCTGTCGCTGAACCTCGGCGTGCGCTACGACCACCACAAGCACACGCCGGCGAGCAAGTTCGCGATTGCGCCCCGTCTCGGCTTCGCCTGGGATGTCACGGGCCGCGGCAAAACCGTCGTGCGCGGCGGGTTTGGCAAGTTCTACGCTTACGTCCCGGTCGTGCTCGACCTCGTGCACCAGCAGACCGGCGTGCTGACGAAGTTCCCGACGCTGACTGTCACTGACGTCAACAGCGCGGTGTTGCGGCCCATCATGATCAACGACTCGGCGGGGAACCCGGGCGTCGCCTCATTGAGCCCCGCCGGCCAGGCTGAAATCAATCGGCTGCGCGACCAGATCATTGGCGGCACGGCCTTCAATCGGGATCCGCGCATCGACAGTCCGGACCGGAAGATGCCGTACCAGTGGGCCTGGAGTCTCGGCATCAATCACGAGCTATTCAACAACACGGCGCTGGCGGTGGACTACGTCGCCAACGCCTCGCGCGATCAGCTGGGTGTGGTTGACATCAACGAGCCGGTCAACGGCGTCCGGCCGGGCGTGGCGGTGTTCGATCCCACGGGCGCGCTGATTCCAGCGGCGGCCCGCGGCACGAACTTCAGGCGCGTGCTGCAGACGCAGACGCGCGACGAGTTCAACGGGGACTACCAGTCGATGCAGGTCTCGCTGATCAAGCGGATGGCCAGCCGCTGGAGCGGCCGCCTCGCCTACACGTTGCAGCAAAGCCACTACGTCGGTCTCGGCAACCCCGACGCGCGGCGCGTGTGGCTGGACAACGACATCCGGGCCGACTACGGCACGTTCACCTCCGACCGGCGCCACGTGCTGGCGGCCAGTGCCACCGTAAATCCGTGGCGTACTCTCAGCTTCGCCACGGTCGTCAGCAAGATCTCGGGCGCGCCCATTAACGAGATTGTGGGCAGCGACCGCAACGGCGACACCGACAGCAATAACGATCGGCCGATCAAGGGCATCGATGACCTCACCAAGCCGATTCAGTCGGCGGTGGACGCCAATGGCCGGGCCGTGATCAATGGCCTCGAGGGTCCCGGATCGTTCCTGATCGACCTCTCGCTTCGCTATCAGATTCCGCTCCGGGGCCTCCAGAGCCTGGACCTGTTTTACGACGTCTTCAACGTGATCAATCGGGAAAACCTGGTGCCGCCGACCGGCAACCGGGCCTCATCCCTGTTCATGGTCTCCACGGCCGCGCAGTTCCCGCGGCAGATGCAGTTCGGCGTCCGCGTTCGCTTCTGA
- a CDS encoding response regulator transcription factor, translated as MSRAVVRQEEARHVLVIEDEPQLRSMLTDNLEFEGYQVTAVASGEEGLAAMAQHAFALLILDVMLPGMDGFAVCQTLRARGTRVPIIVLTARSHERDRVKGLDLGADDYVSKPFSVRELLARVRAQVRRDDWRSISGEECSFGDVVMKPQQRLVMRKGRRVALSAREFELLRYLFAHRNEVVSREQLLRDVWGYSQLSVTRTVDNYVAKLRTQLEAKPHDPRHIVTVHGTGYQLLV; from the coding sequence ATGAGCCGGGCGGTAGTGCGGCAGGAGGAGGCCCGTCACGTCCTCGTGATCGAGGACGAACCCCAACTGCGGTCGATGCTGACCGATAACCTCGAATTCGAGGGCTACCAGGTCACCGCGGTCGCCTCCGGGGAGGAGGGTCTGGCGGCGATGGCGCAACACGCCTTCGCGCTGCTGATCCTGGACGTCATGCTGCCGGGCATGGACGGCTTCGCGGTGTGCCAGACGCTGCGGGCGCGCGGCACGCGCGTCCCCATCATCGTGCTGACGGCGCGGTCGCACGAGCGCGATCGCGTGAAGGGCCTGGACCTGGGCGCGGACGACTACGTCAGCAAGCCGTTCAGCGTTCGCGAGCTGCTGGCGCGCGTGCGGGCGCAAGTGCGGCGGGACGACTGGCGCTCCATTTCCGGCGAGGAGTGTTCGTTCGGCGACGTCGTGATGAAGCCGCAGCAGCGGCTGGTGATGCGCAAGGGGCGGCGCGTCGCGTTGTCGGCCCGCGAGTTCGAACTGCTGCGCTACCTGTTCGCGCATCGCAATGAAGTGGTCAGCCGCGAACAGCTGTTGCGCGATGTGTGGGGATACAGCCAACTGTCCGTGACCCGAACCGTTGACAACTACGTCGCCAAGCTACGGACGCAACTCGAGGCGAAACCCCACGACCCCCGCCATATCGTCACGGTCCACGGCACCGGCTACCAGCTTCTGGTCTGA
- a CDS encoding tetratricopeptide repeat protein, whose translation MHRAAAVVAVVLAFAAIPAIAQMELGVMTGTVTDEAGKPLDGATIRLRDLERGRETVFKSDKNGRFYRRGLQAVDYEMVVELDGYQPVKDKVKLVAGTDRRLDFKLAKSAPAGAEEFAAGIAAFNKGDNAGAAKAFEAALAKAPGLPEVRVNLGLAYLRQGRTADAVAQLEQAAALAAGTASVQFQLGAAYVEMQALDKAVIAFEAGLAKQPALTDPLAYEATVTLGAVYFAKGQNDKAAAQFEKALAVRPGAAAPTLGLAKVYASAGAVDKALALFDRLVAQHPGTPEAAQAASFIKELRKGIFEERGL comes from the coding sequence ATGCATCGCGCCGCTGCCGTGGTCGCCGTCGTGCTGGCGTTTGCCGCCATCCCCGCCATCGCCCAGATGGAGTTGGGCGTGATGACCGGCACGGTGACCGACGAAGCGGGCAAGCCGCTGGACGGCGCGACGATCCGCCTGCGGGACCTCGAGCGCGGCCGCGAGACGGTGTTCAAGAGCGACAAGAACGGCCGCTTCTACCGGCGCGGGCTCCAGGCCGTCGACTACGAGATGGTGGTCGAGTTGGACGGGTACCAGCCGGTGAAAGACAAGGTCAAGCTGGTGGCCGGAACCGACCGCCGCCTGGACTTCAAACTGGCGAAGAGCGCGCCCGCGGGCGCGGAAGAATTCGCGGCCGGCATCGCTGCGTTCAACAAGGGTGACAACGCCGGGGCGGCGAAGGCGTTCGAGGCCGCGCTGGCCAAGGCGCCGGGGTTGCCAGAGGTCCGCGTCAACCTCGGGCTGGCCTACTTGCGGCAGGGCCGCACCGCCGACGCGGTGGCCCAGCTCGAACAGGCGGCTGCGCTCGCCGCCGGCACTGCCAGCGTGCAGTTCCAGCTTGGCGCCGCATACGTCGAGATGCAGGCGCTCGACAAGGCGGTCATCGCGTTCGAAGCGGGCCTCGCCAAACAGCCAGCGCTCACGGATCCGCTGGCCTACGAGGCGACGGTGACCTTGGGCGCGGTCTACTTCGCGAAGGGACAGAACGACAAAGCCGCGGCGCAGTTCGAAAAGGCGCTCGCGGTCCGGCCGGGCGCCGCGGCGCCGACACTGGGATTGGCGAAGGTCTATGCCAGCGCGGGCGCGGTCGACAAGGCGCTGGCGCTCTTCGATCGCCTGGTCGCGCAGCATCCGGGCACACCGGAGGCCGCGCAGGCCGCGAGCTTCATCAAGGAACTGCGCAAAGGCATCTTCGAGGAAAGGGGACTCTAG
- a CDS encoding SGNH/GDSL hydrolase family protein, which yields MTRNLTTAALLAVLALGAACSQADTPTTPSPTDQNQAIYYTAIGASDGIGFGGSSPCLPFSDCPTGTGYVQTLRRRLAEGGRTVQHQNLSIPGAVLSKAVFDLAASVGRPIDSLAGNFIEREAPFVPTATTHVTIFAGGNDANTIAFAARSKGGSDVNGFADAQVRQWGTDLEDLVARIRARAPNARIVALNLPNLAGSPYLSGNPTAEKSLMQRVAVGLSDRVNALTARNVLVVDLMCEPRLYLASNYAADGFHPNDGGYAVFTELTLPALRDGTNRAPSTTCAQRSLFP from the coding sequence ATGACACGAAACCTCACGACGGCTGCATTACTGGCCGTATTGGCCCTTGGAGCCGCCTGCAGCCAGGCGGACACACCCACCACTCCGTCACCAACTGACCAGAACCAGGCAATTTATTACACGGCGATCGGCGCCAGCGACGGCATCGGCTTCGGCGGTTCGTCCCCGTGCCTTCCCTTCTCCGACTGTCCGACGGGAACCGGCTACGTTCAAACGCTTCGACGCCGGCTGGCCGAGGGCGGGCGAACCGTCCAGCACCAGAACCTCAGCATTCCCGGAGCGGTCCTGAGCAAGGCGGTCTTCGACCTGGCCGCGTCCGTGGGCCGCCCGATCGATTCGCTCGCGGGGAACTTCATCGAGCGCGAGGCGCCTTTCGTGCCGACCGCGACGACCCACGTCACGATTTTCGCGGGCGGCAACGACGCCAACACGATTGCGTTCGCGGCGCGGTCGAAGGGCGGGTCCGACGTGAACGGGTTTGCCGATGCCCAGGTCCGTCAGTGGGGCACGGATCTGGAAGATCTGGTGGCGCGCATCCGCGCCCGCGCCCCCAACGCGCGCATCGTCGCCCTGAACCTGCCGAACCTGGCCGGGTCGCCCTACCTGTCCGGCAACCCGACGGCCGAGAAGAGCCTCATGCAGCGCGTGGCGGTGGGCCTGTCGGACCGCGTGAACGCCCTCACCGCCCGCAACGTCCTGGTGGTGGACCTGATGTGTGAGCCGCGGCTGTATCTGGCGTCGAACTACGCCGCCGATGGCTTCCACCCGAACGACGGCGGCTACGCGGTCTTCACCGAGCTGACGCTCCCCGCACTGCGCGACGGCACGAACCGGGCGCCCTCGACGACCTGCGCCCAGCGATCGCTCTTCCCCTGA
- a CDS encoding HAMP domain-containing sensor histidine kinase, producing the protein MTLSHLSWRAHPMVLAITATIGAAGLVLFLQHRAITTLQSQNQVIVRHISEQTAVDIAVELRRTLDGPVFDTLTAVNHPDLRAGRLDLVAQHYQKGLEAYPHVERFFAWSTTTQASAPGEVMFYGRDHRFGRDPALGRAIFDLARRHAPTQHIYVAADDVGPDQHHQVFLRLFWTDAQRLEYFAVLGFVVEPSTMREHLFDGLRRARLDALLTRRAGDIPLRMRVTDEHGALVYGSADSGTVTGRVDFPMLFYPADDIRSRMATGVAPRPWAIEVGAPGPAGALAGISQGYWPTLLSVALMLVALGLTVQAHRRSTELTQMQTDFVAHVSHQLKTPLSLLSAATETLQMDRIRSPEKLAEYLDTIRAEATRLSTLVQRVLEFSRVQQQRSFEFEQVDLGALTRETVDAFAHGLTGWRFTFEVDPEGSQPHVLADPAALEQVIANLLDNAVKYSGPVKEITVRLRAERARAIVEVTDRGVGMSAADQARIFERFYRAPSAAHRPGFGLGLPIVRELMHAHGGRVDVTSAPGAGSTFRVSLPRVNPSPVTSRARPAGAPEAAS; encoded by the coding sequence ATGACGCTGTCCCACCTGTCTTGGCGAGCGCACCCCATGGTGCTGGCCATCACGGCCACGATTGGCGCCGCGGGGCTGGTGCTGTTCCTCCAGCACCGCGCCATCACCACTCTCCAGTCACAAAACCAGGTGATAGTCCGCCACATCAGCGAGCAGACGGCGGTCGACATTGCCGTCGAGTTGCGCCGGACGCTGGACGGCCCGGTATTCGACACGCTGACCGCCGTCAATCATCCGGACTTGCGGGCGGGCCGGCTCGATCTGGTCGCCCAGCACTATCAAAAAGGTCTCGAGGCCTATCCTCACGTCGAGCGGTTCTTCGCCTGGAGCACGACGACCCAGGCGTCGGCGCCGGGTGAAGTCATGTTTTACGGCCGCGACCACCGATTTGGTCGTGATCCCGCGCTGGGACGCGCCATTTTCGACCTGGCCCGCCGGCATGCGCCGACCCAGCACATTTACGTGGCCGCCGATGACGTCGGCCCCGACCAACACCACCAGGTTTTCCTGCGGCTGTTCTGGACCGACGCGCAGCGGCTGGAGTACTTCGCCGTGCTTGGTTTCGTGGTCGAGCCGTCGACCATGCGCGAGCATTTGTTCGATGGACTGCGGCGGGCGCGGCTCGACGCGCTTCTGACCCGCCGCGCCGGCGATATCCCGCTCCGCATGCGCGTTACCGACGAGCATGGCGCCCTGGTGTACGGGAGCGCGGACAGCGGGACGGTCACCGGCCGCGTTGACTTCCCGATGTTGTTCTACCCGGCCGACGACATCCGGTCGCGCATGGCCACCGGCGTGGCGCCGCGGCCATGGGCGATCGAAGTGGGCGCGCCCGGGCCGGCCGGCGCCCTGGCCGGCATCAGCCAGGGTTACTGGCCCACCCTGCTCTCGGTGGCGCTGATGCTGGTCGCGCTCGGGCTGACCGTGCAGGCACATCGCCGTTCGACGGAGCTGACGCAGATGCAGACCGACTTCGTCGCCCACGTCTCGCACCAGTTGAAGACGCCGTTGTCGCTGCTGAGCGCCGCCACCGAGACGCTGCAGATGGATCGCATCCGATCGCCGGAGAAGCTTGCGGAATACCTCGACACGATCCGCGCCGAGGCGACCCGTTTGTCGACGCTCGTGCAGCGCGTGCTTGAGTTCTCGCGTGTGCAGCAGCAGCGGAGCTTCGAATTCGAGCAGGTGGACTTGGGCGCGCTCACCCGCGAAACCGTGGATGCCTTCGCCCATGGACTCACCGGCTGGCGTTTCACCTTCGAGGTCGATCCGGAGGGATCGCAGCCTCATGTGCTGGCGGATCCGGCGGCCCTCGAGCAGGTGATTGCCAACCTGCTCGACAACGCCGTGAAGTATTCGGGCCCAGTGAAGGAAATTACCGTCCGCCTGCGTGCCGAGCGCGCACGGGCGATCGTCGAGGTGACTGACCGCGGCGTGGGCATGTCGGCGGCCGACCAGGCCCGCATCTTCGAACGGTTCTATCGGGCGCCGAGCGCCGCACACCGCCCGGGGTTCGGCTTGGGCCTCCCCATCGTCCGTGAGCTCATGCACGCGCACGGCGGACGGGTGGATGTGACGAGCGCGCCAGGCGCCGGCAGCACCTTCCGCGTCTCGTTGCCGAGGGTGAATCCCTCGCCGGTCACCTCGCGTGCGCGGCCGGCTGGCGCACCGGAGGCGGCGTCATGA
- a CDS encoding peptidyl-alpha-hydroxyglycine alpha-amidating lyase family protein, which translates to MNKNLSAAVAFFGLVLSAGAGTQMAQEKGGGDETGPYDLVAGWPQNYCGDGYIIGSTAGVWAESPDRVYIFNRGCLPVIKESRGAADSFIPARNASGYDLSQKDPARHPRWDHVFNVVDRNGKLIESWDQHNKLFVRPHRILVNPYDPDRHVWLVDDGAHAIYKFTRDGKTLVMTIGTPMQPGNDATHFNRPTDVAWLPDGTFFVSDGYVNTRVVKFDKNGKFIMTWGEKGNEPTETRPSYMNTVHAIVIDKARKIYISDRANSRIQVFDENGKFLDAWPNVRRPYSLLLSEDQHLWVADGITQKFTKFDLTGKLLFSWGTFGAFPGGFWGVHQFHTDAEGSLYTADVHVGRPQKFSPKKGANPAHIIGRYFPRSSTD; encoded by the coding sequence GTGAACAAGAACCTCAGCGCCGCGGTGGCTTTCTTCGGATTGGTGCTGTCGGCCGGTGCCGGGACTCAGATGGCCCAGGAGAAGGGCGGCGGCGACGAAACGGGCCCCTACGACCTGGTCGCCGGCTGGCCGCAGAACTACTGCGGCGACGGCTACATCATCGGATCGACCGCGGGTGTCTGGGCCGAGAGCCCGGATCGCGTCTACATCTTCAATCGCGGGTGCCTGCCCGTGATCAAAGAATCGCGCGGCGCCGCCGACAGTTTCATTCCCGCCCGCAACGCCTCGGGCTATGACCTGTCGCAGAAAGACCCCGCCCGCCACCCTCGCTGGGACCATGTCTTCAACGTGGTCGATCGCAACGGCAAGTTGATCGAGTCGTGGGACCAGCACAACAAGCTGTTCGTGCGGCCGCACCGCATCCTGGTCAATCCGTACGATCCCGACCGCCACGTCTGGCTTGTGGACGACGGCGCGCATGCCATCTACAAGTTCACACGTGACGGCAAGACGCTGGTCATGACGATCGGGACCCCGATGCAGCCGGGCAACGACGCGACCCACTTCAACCGGCCGACCGATGTCGCCTGGCTGCCCGACGGCACCTTCTTCGTCAGCGACGGTTACGTCAACACGCGCGTGGTCAAGTTCGACAAGAACGGCAAGTTCATCATGACCTGGGGCGAGAAGGGCAACGAGCCGACCGAGACGAGGCCGTCGTACATGAACACCGTGCATGCGATCGTGATCGACAAGGCCAGGAAGATCTACATCAGCGACCGGGCCAATTCGCGCATCCAGGTGTTCGACGAGAACGGCAAGTTCCTCGATGCCTGGCCGAACGTCCGGCGGCCGTATTCGCTGCTGCTCTCGGAGGATCAGCATCTGTGGGTGGCCGACGGCATCACCCAGAAGTTCACGAAGTTCGACCTGACCGGCAAGCTGCTGTTCTCGTGGGGCACCTTTGGCGCGTTCCCGGGCGGGTTCTGGGGCGTGCACCAGTTCCATACCGACGCCGAAGGCAGCCTCTATACGGCCGACGTGCATGTGGGACGGCCCCAGAAGTTCAGTCCGAAAAAGGGCGCCAACCCGGCGCACATCATCGGCCGCTACTTCCCGCGCTCGAGCACGGACTGA
- a CDS encoding AMP-binding protein yields MTNPARPWTRFYHPSTAQDLGPLKWPHMPAAIREAAATYASKTAFTLGLPNGSQGGLTFAEVDRLSDQFAVYLREVAGFQAGDRIAIQMPNCLAYPVAVFGTLKAGLIMVNTNPLYTTAEMVHQFSDSGATGLIVIDLFASKVAEVLPKTAIKTVLVVSIADLLPPLKRLLIRAVQKYVKKMVPPITFPHRSFQAALAAGADRLAAGADPRLYAQSLDHDSIAALQYTGGTTGVAKGAVLTHGNLVANTVQSLEMWKPFLRLGDEVMLTALPLYHIFAFTANLMIFFVAGGRNVLAPSPRPLSNLKTVMTTEPITWFTGVNTLFAGLMHEPWFKEKTGWQLRGSVAGGMALVPVIGERWEAMTKTPIYQGYGLTETSPVATLNPFQRPKREAIGVPIPGTDVKFVDATGNDVPFGGVGELWVKGPQVMQGYWQRPDETARALHDGWLATGDIAKMDDDGYIQIVDRKKDMILVSGFNVYPNEVEAVIAEHPGVVDCAVVGVPDDETGEVVVAFVVRKDPALTEDDVRQHCKKTLTNYKVPRLVVFRTDLPKTNVGKVLRKDLRDDAMTAFLERRG; encoded by the coding sequence ATGACGAACCCTGCCCGGCCGTGGACCCGTTTCTATCATCCGTCAACGGCCCAGGATCTCGGGCCGCTGAAGTGGCCGCACATGCCGGCGGCCATTCGCGAGGCCGCGGCGACCTACGCGTCGAAGACCGCGTTTACGCTGGGGCTGCCGAACGGCTCGCAAGGGGGCCTGACCTTCGCCGAGGTGGACCGCTTGTCGGACCAGTTCGCCGTCTACCTGCGCGAGGTCGCCGGGTTCCAGGCGGGGGACCGGATCGCCATCCAGATGCCGAACTGCCTCGCCTATCCGGTGGCGGTGTTCGGGACCTTGAAGGCCGGCCTGATCATGGTGAACACCAACCCGCTCTACACCACGGCGGAAATGGTCCACCAGTTTTCCGACAGCGGCGCCACCGGCCTGATCGTGATTGACCTGTTCGCGTCGAAGGTGGCCGAGGTGCTGCCCAAAACGGCCATCAAGACCGTGCTGGTGGTGTCGATTGCCGACCTGCTGCCGCCGCTGAAGCGCCTCCTGATTCGCGCGGTCCAGAAGTACGTGAAGAAGATGGTGCCGCCGATCACGTTCCCCCACAGGTCCTTTCAGGCCGCGCTCGCGGCGGGCGCCGATCGGCTGGCCGCCGGCGCCGATCCGCGGCTCTATGCGCAGTCGTTGGATCACGACAGCATTGCCGCCCTCCAGTACACCGGCGGCACGACCGGCGTGGCCAAGGGCGCGGTGCTCACGCACGGCAACCTCGTCGCCAACACCGTCCAGAGCCTCGAGATGTGGAAGCCGTTTCTTCGCCTCGGCGACGAAGTGATGCTGACGGCGCTGCCGCTGTACCACATCTTCGCCTTCACGGCGAACCTGATGATCTTCTTCGTCGCCGGCGGCCGCAACGTGCTGGCGCCGAGCCCCCGCCCGCTGTCGAACCTCAAGACGGTGATGACCACCGAACCGATCACCTGGTTCACTGGCGTCAACACGCTGTTCGCGGGGCTCATGCACGAGCCGTGGTTCAAGGAGAAGACCGGCTGGCAATTGCGCGGCTCGGTGGCCGGCGGCATGGCGCTGGTGCCGGTGATCGGCGAGCGTTGGGAAGCGATGACCAAGACGCCGATCTACCAGGGGTACGGCCTCACCGAAACCTCGCCGGTCGCCACCCTGAATCCGTTCCAGCGGCCGAAGCGCGAAGCCATCGGCGTGCCCATCCCCGGCACCGACGTGAAGTTCGTCGATGCCACTGGCAACGACGTGCCGTTCGGCGGGGTGGGGGAGCTGTGGGTCAAGGGGCCGCAGGTGATGCAGGGCTACTGGCAGCGGCCGGATGAAACCGCCCGCGCGCTGCACGACGGCTGGCTGGCCACCGGCGACATTGCCAAGATGGATGACGACGGCTACATCCAGATCGTCGATCGCAAGAAGGACATGATCCTGGTCAGCGGCTTCAACGTCTACCCCAACGAGGTGGAGGCGGTGATCGCCGAACACCCCGGCGTCGTGGACTGCGCCGTGGTCGGCGTGCCGGACGATGAAACCGGCGAGGTCGTGGTCGCCTTCGTCGTCAGGAAGGACCCCGCGCTGACCGAGGACGACGTGCGCCAGCACTGCAAGAAGACGCTGACCAACTACAAGGTGCCGCGCCTGGTGGTGTTCCGCACCGACCTGCCGAAGACCAACGTCGGCAAGGTGTTGCGCAAGGATCTGCGAGACGACGCGATGACGGCGTTCCTGGAACGGCGTGGATAA
- a CDS encoding metal-dependent hydrolase: MDNVCHALVGAALGQAGLARRTTLGMSTLVIANNLPDVDVAVFATNTLAMSFRRGWTHGVLAQAALPVVLTGAMLAYDRYIVQKRAAAPPPAVARELLLLSYIGVLLHVVMDLMNSYGVRLLMPWSGRWFYGDALFIVDPWLYLVLGTGWWMARRREATGAPRPSAPARIGLAIAGVYVVAMLASNAMAREVVRGGLDRAGRPAGTRFMVTPVAVNPFSREVVIDVGDRYEKGNLWFEPWPHFRPAGFGLPTGLDEPDAQAALQTPLARDFLRWSRFPFVQVDRGTAPPTIWINDYRYANAGAYGWSAVKLSGPAR; this comes from the coding sequence GTGGATAACGTTTGTCACGCGCTGGTGGGCGCCGCCCTCGGCCAGGCGGGCCTCGCCAGGCGCACCACCCTCGGCATGAGCACGCTGGTGATCGCCAACAACCTGCCGGACGTGGACGTGGCGGTGTTCGCCACCAACACACTGGCGATGTCGTTCCGCCGCGGCTGGACGCACGGCGTGCTCGCGCAGGCGGCGTTGCCGGTCGTGCTGACCGGCGCCATGCTGGCGTACGACCGCTACATCGTGCAGAAGCGGGCCGCCGCGCCACCGCCAGCGGTCGCGCGCGAGTTGCTGCTCCTGTCGTACATCGGCGTGCTCCTCCACGTGGTCATGGATCTCATGAACAGCTACGGCGTCCGGCTCCTGATGCCGTGGTCGGGCCGCTGGTTCTATGGCGACGCGTTGTTCATTGTCGATCCCTGGCTCTATCTGGTATTGGGCACGGGGTGGTGGATGGCGCGGCGGCGGGAAGCCACGGGGGCGCCACGGCCGAGCGCGCCTGCGCGCATCGGCCTCGCGATCGCCGGCGTCTACGTCGTCGCGATGCTGGCGTCGAACGCGATGGCGCGCGAAGTGGTGCGCGGCGGGCTGGACCGCGCCGGCCGCCCGGCCGGGACCCGGTTCATGGTGACGCCGGTCGCGGTGAATCCGTTCAGCCGCGAAGTGGTGATCGACGTCGGCGATCGCTACGAGAAGGGCAACCTCTGGTTCGAGCCGTGGCCGCACTTCCGGCCGGCCGGCTTCGGCCTGCCGACGGGCCTGGACGAGCCGGACGCCCAGGCGGCGCTGCAGACGCCGCTGGCGCGGGACTTCCTGCGGTGGTCGCGCTTTCCGTTCGTGCAGGTTGACCGCGGCACCGCGCCGCCCACCATCTGGATCAACGACTACCGCTACGCCAACGCCGGCGCGTATGGGTGGTCGGCGGTGAAGCTGTCAGGCCCTGCCCGCTAG